From the genome of Malus domestica chromosome 04, GDT2T_hap1, one region includes:
- the LOC103408203 gene encoding eIF-2-alpha kinase GCN2 encodes MGQKKKKRGGGSGKKKKALKDHGAYVGDDDNELLSEEITALCAIFQDDCKVMSGSHPQIIIKIRPHSKDMGYEDLDVSALLSVRCLPGYPNKCPKLQITPEKGLSKTDTDRLLSLIHDQANSNAREGRVMIFNLVETAQEFLSEIVPVSQSHGPVICPTTDSSAQLFQKDIAILSNKKGPFVYGFIDLFIGSGESWNWGFGVDETSGINPSVPSHTDIKQSPLQKAHPKVMRDIQEKKLDKHAEQTSLQDVKQSPLPSPTVQLDTLGEDSEDGNKSMYFTDSSRLLLEESVENGGKAEKENLVVKDDSTEDEWESGSEQSESLSFASLGHDQVSQDVTKDLIMVHLLRLACSSKGPLADALPQITTELEKLGILSEWAKELTSKPPSVLNRIFDHAFRQHMVASQISQFWEPASDFDGPSTSLPSSRYLNDFEELQSLGHGGFGHVVLCKNKLDGRQYAVKKIRLKDKSLPVNDRILREVATLSRLQHQHVVRYYQAWFETGIIGVHGDTMWGSMTAASTTFSFKGTNSADALGNENKLESTYLYIQMEYCPRTLRQIFESYSRVDKELAWHLCRQIVEGLAHIHGQGIIHRDLTPSNIFFDARNDIKIGDFGLAKFFKLEQLDQEPSFPPDTAGVSLDGTGQVGTYFYTAPEIEQGWPKIDEKADMYSLGVVFFELWHPFGTAMERHHVLSDLKQKGELPPAWVAEFPEQASLLRRLMSPSPSDRPSATELLKHAFPPRMESELLDNILRTMQTSEDRSVYDRVLNAIFDEEMLSVKDQQHRDGSVGLGGRDTSAVQYADLQTEARDYVVDITREVFRQHCAKHLEVIPMHLLDDCQQFNRNTVKLLTHGGDMLELCHELRLPFVSWAISSQKSSFKRYEISSVYRRPVGHSPPSRYLQGDFDIIGGASALTEAEVIKVTRDIIASFFHSVFCDIHLNHGDLLEAIWAWVGVKAEHRQKVAELLSMMGSLRPQSSERKSKWVVIRRQLLQELNLPQAVVNRLQTVGLRFCGPADQALARLRGALPTDKQTRKALDELSDLYSHLRVWRIERNVYVDALMPPTESYHRDLFFQVYLVKDNNPGSLAEGALLAVGGRYDYLLRQMWGLEHKSNPPGAVGTSLALETIIQLSSIDFKPIRNEVSNIVLVCSKGGGGLLKERMELVAELWEENIKAEFVPTPDPSLTEQYEYANEHDIKCLVIITDTGVSQKGSVKVRHLELKKEKEVDREDLVRFLLDAMAIQFRNPSIWT; translated from the exons ATggggcagaagaagaagaagcgtgGAGGAGGgagtgggaagaagaagaaggcctTGAAAGATCATGGGGCTTATGTTGGTGATGATGATAATGAACTTCTTTCTGAAGAGATCACTGCCTT GTGTGCAATATTTCAAGACGACTGCAAAGTTATGTCTGGATCACATCCTCAAATCATTATTAAGATTAG GCCTCATTCTAAGGATATGGGTTATGAGGATCTAGATGTTTCTGCACTTCTTTCAGTTAG GTGCTTACCGGGGTATCCTAACAAGTGCCCAAAGTTGCAGATAACTCCAGAGAAAGGTTTATCAAAAACTGATACTGATAGACTGCTATCTCTTATTCATGATCAg GCAAATTCTAATGCTCGAGAAGGACGGGTAATGATTTTCAATTTGGTAGAGACTGCCCAGGAATTCCTATCTGAAATTGTGCCAGTGAGCCAATCACATGGACCT GTAATATGTCCGACTACGGATAGCAGTGCTCAATTGTTTCAGAAGGACATTGCAATTTTAAGTAACAAGAAGGGGCCTTTTGTTTATGGTTTCATAGACCTGTTCATTGGTTCTGGAGAGTCTTGGAATTGGGGTTTTGGAGTGGATGAAACCAGTGGGATAAATCCATCGGTACCATCCCACACGGATATAAAGCAAAGCCCATTACAAAAGGCCCATCCTAAAGTTATGCGTGATATTCAGGAAAAGAAACTGGATAAGCATGCAGAGCAGACAAGTTTACAAGATGTAAAGCAAAGCCCATTACCTTCCCCTACGGTCCAGTTAGATACCCTTGGAGAAGATAGTGAAGATGGCAACAAGAGCATGTATTTTACAGATTCAAGTAGATTGTTGTTGGAGGAATCTGTAGAAAATGGTGGTAAAGCTGAGAAAGAG AATTTGGTCGTTAAGGATGATTCAACAGAAGATGAGTGGGAATCTGGAAGTGAGCAATCAGAGTCACTCTCATTTGCTTCCTTGGGTCATGATCAAGTGTCTCAAGATGTTACAAAGGATCTCATAATG GTTCATCTACTCCGTCTTGCCTGCTCTTCGAAAGGACCATTGGCTGATGCCTTGCCACAAATAACCACAGAATTGGAGAAGTTAGGA ATTTTATCAGAATGGGCAAAGGAGTTAACTTCTAAACCACCTTCAGTTTTGAACAGAATATTTGATCATGCtttcagacaacatatg GTTGCATCCCAAAtctctcaattttgggaacccGCGTCTGATTTCGATGGGCCAAGTACATCTCTCCCAAGCTCTCGGTATCTTAATGACTTTGAGGAGCTACAGTCCCTTg GTCATGGTGGCTTTGGCCATGTTGTATTGTGCAAAAATAAGCTAGATGGAAGGCAGTATGCAGTGAAGAAAATTCGCCTCAAGGATAAAAGCCTTCCTGTTAATGATCGAATATTGAG GGAAGTAGCTACACTTTCTCGTTTGCAGCATCAACATGTTGTACGATACTATCAG GCGTGGTTTGAAACAGGGATTATTGGTGTTCATGGTGATACCATGTGGGGTTCAATGACTGCAGCCAGCACCACTTTCAGCTTCAAAGGTACAAACTCGGCAGATGCTCTTGGGAATGAGAATAAGCTTGAATCGACTTATCTGTACATTCAAATGGAATATTGCCCAAG GACTTTACGCCAAATTTTCGAGTCATATAGTCGTGTTGACAAAGAATTAGCATGGCATTTGTGTCGTCAAATTGTTGAAGGCTTGGCACATATACATGGACAAGGCATCATTCATCGGGACTTAACCCCAAGCAACATATTCTTTGATGCGCGTAATGATATTAAAATTGGTGATTTTGGTCTGG cCAAGTTTTTTAAGTTGGAGCAGTTGGACCAAGAACCAAGTTTTCCTCCAGATACAGCCGGAGTTTCTCTTGATGGTACTGGCCAAGTTGGTACATATTTTTACACTGCACCAGAAATTGAGCAAGGATGGCCAAAGATAGATGAAAAG GCTGATATGTACAGCTTGGGAGTTGTATTCTTTGAGCTATGGCACCCATTTGGGACTGCAATGGAACGACACCATGTCCTATCTGACTTGAAACAGAAGGGCGAACTTCCTCCTGCTTGGGTTGCTGAATTTCCTGAACAGGCATCTCTGTTGCGGCGTTTAATGTCTCCAAGTCCATCAGATCGTCCTTCTGCCACTGAACTTCTAAAGCATGCATTTCCACCACGAATGGAGTCTGAGTTGTTAGACA ATATTCTACGAACAATGCAAACCTCAGAGGACAGAAGTGTGTATGACAGAGTTCTGAATGCCATCTTTGATGAGGAGATGTTAAGCGTGAAAGATCAGCAACATCGTGATGGAAGTGTGGGATTAGGTGGAAGGGATACTTCTGCTGTGCAGTATGCAGATTTACAAACCGAGGCTCGTGATTACGTTGTTGACATCACAAGGGAGGTGTTCAGACAGCATTGTGCAAAACACCTTGAAGTAATACCTATGCATTTGCTAGATGATTGCCAACAGTTCAATAG GAACACTGTCAAACTTTTAACCCACGGAGGAGATATGCTTGAACTTTGTCATGAGCTGCGCTTGCCTTTTGTTAGTTGGGCGATCTCCAGCCAG AAATCTTCATTCAAACGTTACGAAATATCCTCTGTGTACAGAAGACCTGTTGGACATTCACCCCCAAGTCGCTACCTGCAG GGTGACTTTGATATTATTGGAGGCGCATCAGCATTAACAGAGGCAGAAGTCATCAAG GTGACAAGGGACATTATAGCTAGTTTTTTTCATTCAGTTTTTTGTGATATTCATCTAAACCATGGGGACTTACTGGAGGCAATTTGGGCTTGGGTAGGAGTCAAGGCAGAGCATAGGCAGAAAGTAGCAGAG CTTCTGTCTATGATGGGCTCTTTACGTCCTCAATCTTCTGAGCGGAAATCCAAATGGGTGGTAATCAGGCGTCAGCTTTTGCAG GAACTTAATTTACCGCAAGCTGTTGTAAATAGGTTGCAAACTGTTGGTTTACGGTTTTGTGGACCTGCAGATCAGGCACTTGCTAGACTGAGGGGAGCCTTGCCAACTG ATAAACAAACACGGAAGGCACTTGATGAGCTGTCGGATCTCTACAGCCACTTGAGAGTTTGGAGGATCGAACGAAATGTTTACGTAGATGCACTTATGCCACCAACTGAGAGTTATCATAGAGATTTGTTCTTCCAG GTATATTTAGTGAAGGACAACAATCCTGGATCACTTGCCGAAGGTGCACTGCTTGCTGTTGGCGGGCGCTATGACTATTTACTTCGTCAAATGTGGGGTCTTGAACAT aaATCAAATCCTCCGGGTGCTGTTGGGACCAGCCTTGCATTAGAGACAATAATTCAGCTTTCTTCTATAGATTTTAAACCAATCAG AAATGAAGTTAGCAACATTGTTCTTGTTTGTTCAAAAGGAGGAGGTGGTCTATTGAAAGAGCGCATGGAACTAGTCGCCGAGCTATGGGAGGAAAACATTAAG GCTGAGTTTGTCCCAACACCTGATCCAAGTCTTACAGAGCAGTATGAATATGCAAATGAACATGACATAAAGTGCCTTGTCATCATAACAGACACAGGTGTTTCACAGAAAGGCTCTGTTAAG GTCCGTCATCTTGAactcaaaaaagaaaaggaagttgACAGAGAAGATCTTGTCAGGTTTCTGCTGGATGCAATGGCGATACAATTTAGAAATCCTTCCATTTGGACTTAG